The sequence below is a genomic window from Perca fluviatilis chromosome 13, GENO_Pfluv_1.0, whole genome shotgun sequence.
TAATATCATGTCTTCTCCTACCAGAATAACCAACTGTTCTGGTTCAGGGACAGGTTTCAATGATGTACCAACCCTAGATCCAGAATTGTATAACCTGAACTGGATGAAATCTATACCTGACGAGACTCCAGTTTCTGCTATCTCCATTCCTGGAACGCATGAAAGCTTATCATTACATGGAGGACCACTTGCTAAATGTCAAGTTTGGACCTTAAAAGACCAACTTAATGTGGGAATACGGTATTTTGATGTGCATGTTGGGATTTGGCTGCCCACCCAAAACCATATTCATATCCGGGATAGACACTGGATGTTTTCGCAACACATTCAATTTGATGAAGTCCTAGGGACTGTTTCTAATTTCCTCACAGTCCATAGTACTGAGACTGTGCTGTTGAAAGTTACACTACAAGGGTTATACCAGAGGAAAGTCGAAGAACAACTGATGAAGAAATTAATTGAAAAATTTGAAAATAAGATATGGAATAAGTTGTCGGTACCGACCATGGAACAGGCAAGAGGCAAGATTGTTTTTCTCCAGAGTAACATGTTCAATGCTGGAACATTAAATCATGAAtcatttttcattaaatataaaGAGCTAATCAATGTTGAAGACAAAATAAAGCAAATCAAGTCACACCTCTGTGACCATCACATTGTACTGACTGACAATGCAGCATCAAAGTTCGAAAGTCCTAAAAAGTTGGCTAAAAAAGTTAACAAACAGCTTAATGACTTCGTGGTAAAACATAAGAAAGGCTCGTTAAATCAAGGTTGCTTAGGTGTCTTAAGCATGAACTTCCCCAGTGCTGATCTTATTAAAAACATCATTCAACTAAAACCGTGCAATTGTGGTAAAGGTAAAGAAAAAGGACAAAGACCTGATGGAGAGATGCCTATAACTGAAACTACAACTAAAGCATCACCGACGTCTGGGGAGGATCCTGAACCAACACTAGAAATACATCTTGCCCCACAATCACCATCATCTGggcaagattcagaaccaacaacagaaccagaatcgccatcatctgggcaagattcagaaccaacaacagaaccagaatcgccaacatctgggcaagattcagaaccaacaacagaaccagaatcgCCATCATCTGGGCGagattcagaaccaacaacagaaccagaatcgccatcatctgggcaagattcagaaccaacaacagaaccagaatcgccatcatctgggcaagattcagaaccaacaacagaaccagaatcgccatcatctgggcaagattcagaaccaacaacagaaccagaatcgccaacatctgggcaagattcagaaccaacaacagaaccagaatcgccatcatctgggcaagattcagaaccaacaacagaaccagaatcgccatcatctgggcaagattcagaaccaacaacagaaccagaatcgccatcatctgggcaagattcagaaccaacaacagaaccagaatcgccaacatctgggcaagattcagaaccaacaacagaaccagaatcgGCCAACATCTGGGCAAGATTcagaaacaacaacagaaccagaatcgCCAAATATCTGggcaagattcagaaccaacaacagaaccagaatcgccatcatctgggcaagattcagaaccaacaacagacAAAACCATCATCTggcaagattcagaaccaaAACAGAACAAATCGCCATCATTGAAGATAGCACAAGACCACCATCAAGATCAGAACAAACAGAAAATCgccatctctgcaagattcagaaccaacaacagacAATCGCCACACATCTGggcaagattcagaaccaacaacagaacaTGCAACATTGGGCAAGATTCAGAACCACAACAGAACAGAATCATCATTgcaagattcagaaccaacaacagaacaTCGCCATCATTGggcaagattcagaaccaacaacagaaccagaatcgcccatctgggcaagattcagaaccaacaacagaaccaAATCGCCATCATTGggcaagattcagaaccaacaacagaaccagaatcgccatcatctgggcaagattcagaaccaacaacagaaccagaatcgccatcatctgggcaagattcagaaccaacaacagaaccagaatcgCCATCATCCAAgcaagattcagaaccaacaacagaaccagaatcgCCTCTTggcaagattcagaaccaacaacagaaccagaatcgccaacatctgggcaagattcagaaccaacaacagaaccagaatcCCCCATCATCTGggcaagattcagaaccaacaacagaaccagaatcaccaacatctgggcaagattcagaaccaacaacagaaccagaatcaCCTCggcaagattcagaaccaacaacagaaccagaatcgccatcatctgggcaagattcagaaccaacaacagaaccagaatcgCCATACAAcaagattcagaaccaacaacaCAAGATCATCAACAGAACCAGAATCACCATCATCTGggcaagattcagaaccaacaacacaaacagaatCACACTTCTGggcaagattcagaaccaacaacagaaccagaaGCGCCAACATCTGggcaagattcagaaccaacaCAGCCTTCTCCagattcagaaccaacaacagaaccagaatcgccatcatctgggcaagattcagaaccaacaacagaaccagaatcgccatcatctgggcaagattcagaaccaacaacagaaccagaatcgccatcatctgggcaagattcagaaccaacaacagaaccagaatcgccatcatctgggcaagattcagaaccaacaacagaaccagaatcgccatcatctgggcaagattcagaaccaacaacagaaccagaatcgccaacatctgggcaagattcagaaccaacaaAGAACCGAACGCATTCGGGCgcaagattcagaaccaacaacagaaccagaatcgCCAACATCTggcaagattcagaaccaacaacagaaccagaatcgccatcatctgggcaagattcagaaccaacaacagaaccagaatcgCCATCATCCGggcaagattcagaaccaacaacagaaccagaatcgccatcatctgggcaagattcagaaccaacaacagaaccagaatcgCCAACATCTGGGGGagattcagaaccaacaacagaaccagaatcgccatcatctgggcaagattcagaaccaacaacagaaccagaatcccacatctgggcaagattcagaaccaacaacagaaccagaatcgCAACATCTCAAGATTAATTTTATCTTTCCAAGATTAGAACACAAAAACCACATCTACAGTAGACAAACAGAATATATACAACAGACATTTCAATTAGAAAAAATACATCAAAGATTAACAACCtaagataaaaagaaaagatcCATCATGTTGAAAATTTCAAGATAGAAAACAAAAACCAGAATCATATCTTGGTAAAAAAACAGCAGGAAATTTAAgattaaaacaaagaaagatgCCATCTTGCAAGATTCAAAAACAACAGAACAATGCCATCATCAAATTCAGAACCAACAACAAACCAGATCTAAGATGACAACACAATATCAACAACAAATGCCTCtgaatagaaaacaaaaaaccAGCCAAtggcaagaagaaaaaaacagaactgCCATTGAAGAtcagaaccaacaacagaaccagaatcgCCATCATTGggcaagattcagaaccaacaacagaaccagaatcgccatcatctgggcaagattcagaaccaacaacagaaccagaatcgCCATCATCCGggcaagattcagaaccaacaacagaaccagaatcCCCATAGCAAGATAGAAcaacaacagaaccagaatcgCCATCATCTCAAAGATTCAGAAcaacaacagaaccagaatcgCCAACTGGGCAAGgattcagaaccaacaacagaaccagaatcgCACTCATGggcaagattcagaaccaacaacagaaccagaatcaccaacatctgggcaagattcagaaccaacaacagaaccagaatcaccaacatctgggcaagattcagaaccaacaacagaaccagaatcgccatcatctgggcaagattcagaaccaacaacagaaccagaatcaccatcatctgggcaagattcagaaccaacaacagGGCAAGATTCAGATccaacaacagaaccagaatcaccatcatctgggcaagattcagaaccaacaacaCAACCAGAATCAACAACATCTGggcaagattcagaaccaacaacagaaccagaaGCACCAACATCTGggcaagattcagaaccaacaacagaaccagaatcgCCATCATCTGGGCCagattcagaaccaacaacagaaccagaatcgCCAACATCTGGGCAaagattcagaaccaacaacagaaccagaatcgCCATCATCTGCGAGaagattcagaaccaacaacaAAACCAGAATCGCCATCATCTGggcaagattcagaaccaacaacagaaccagaatcgCCATCATCTGGGCAAGATAAAGAAcaacaacagaaccagaatcgccatcatctgggcaagattcagaaccaacaacagaaccagaatcgccatcatctgggcaagattcagaaccaacaacagaaccagaatcgccaacatctgggcaagattcagaaccaacaacagaaccagaatcgccatcatctgggcaagattcagaaccaacaacagaaccagaatcgccaacatctgggcaagattcagaaccaacaacagaaccagaatcgccaacatctgggcaagattcagaaccaacaacagaaccagaatcgccaacatctgggcaagattcagaaccaacaacagaaccagaatcgccaacatctgggcaagattcagaaccaacaacagaaccagaatcgccaacatctgggcaagattcagaaccaacaacagaaccagaatcgccatcatctgggcaagattcagaaccaacaacagaaccagaatcgccatcatctgggcaagattcagaaccaacaacagaaccagaatcgccaacatctgggcaagattcagaaccaacaacagaaccagaatcgccaacatctgggcaagattcagaaccaacaacagaaccagaatcaCCAACATCTGGGCAAGATTCAGAACCACAACAAACCAGATCGCCATCACTGggcaagattcagaaccaacaacagaaccagaatcgccatcatctgggcaagattcagaaccaacaacagaaccagaatcgCCAACAACTGggcaagattcagaaccaacaacagacCAGAATCCCCAACAACTGggcaagattcagaaccaacaacagaaccagaatcgccatcatctgggcaagattcagaaccaacaacagaaccagaatGCCGAACAACTGggcaagattcagaaccaacaacagaaccagaatcgccatcatctgggcaagattcagaaccaacaacagaaccagaatcgCCACCATCAAGGCagattcagaaccaacaacagaaccagaatcaccaacatctgggcaagattcagaaccaacaacagaaccagaatTACCAACATCTGggcaagattcagaaccaacaacagaaccagaatcaCCAACATCTGGGCGagattcagaaccaacaacagaaccagaatcgccatcatctgggcaagattcagaaccaacaacagaaccagaatcgccattatctgggcaagattcagaaccaacaacagaaccagaatcgCCAACAACCGAGCcaagattcagaaccaacaacagaaccagaatcgccatcatctgggcaagattcagaaccaacaacagaaccagaatcgCCAACAACTGggcaagattcagaaccaacaacagaaccagaatcgCCAACAACTGggcaagattcagaaccaacaacagaaccagaatcgccatcatctgggcaagattcagaaccaacaacagaaccagaatcgCCATCTGTCTggcaagattcagaaccaacaacagaaccagaatcgccaacatctgggcaagattcagaaccaacaacagaaccagaatcgccaacatctgggcaagattcagaaccaacaacagaaccagaatcaCCAACATCTGGCGAGgattcagaaccaacaacagaaccagaatcaccaacatctgggcaagattcagaaccaacaacagaaccagaatcaccatcatctgggcaagattcagaaccaacaacagaaccagaatcaccaacatctgggcaagattcagaaccaacaacagaaccagaatcaccatcatctgggcaagattcagaaccaacaacagaaccagaatcgccatcatctgggcaagattcagaaccaacaacagaaccagaatcaccatcatctgggcaagattcagaaccaacaacagaaccagaatcaccatcatctgggcaagattcagaaccaacaacagaaccagaatcaccatcatctgggcaagattcagaaccaacaacagaaccagaatcaccatcatctgggcaagattcagatccaacaacagaaccagaatcaccatcatctgggcaagattcagaaccaacaacaCAACCAGAATCAACACATTGGGCAGATTAAAAGAATCGCCATCATCTGggcaagattcagaaccaacaacagaaccagaatcaccatcatctgggcaagattcagaaccaacaacagaaccGGAATCGCCATCATCTGggcaagattcagaaccaacaacagaaccagaaGCACCAACATCTGGGCATGACTTAAAGGTTATACTTGAGTCAGACCCCACAGATGAACACTCACGTGAACATGAGTCAGCAGAGCACACACCACAGCTGACAAATCCACCAGCCACTCTGCCTGCAGCAGTACCTGAGTTATATCCAGCTGTGCTCCCTAATATCCCTCTTAAAATACGCCACAAGCTACGACCACAGTGGAGGATGCGTAATTGTCTCAGAGGGTAAATCAAGTTTGGAATGtatcattaaattaattatattatgttttaaaattCGGGAAAGGAAAACTCTGGAAATGTGTTTTGTCCTAAAAATTTTAATAAAGTTTAAagagttttatttcatcatcatcTATTTACCTACTTTGACTAATATTCACATGCATTGTTAAAAACAACTTCaattaatgtttaaatataattaatgtaacaaataaatcctcactaaagtaaagaaaaaaaaaacatttaaaaaatcatCAAATCACACTTTTATCCAACATTTATATCTGATATAGCCTACACCATGAGGAAAAATCtaaattaagaaaatatttaatatattctATTTACAATTTTATCTTCATTTCTTGCCTTTCATTTACATGCAATCATTTTTGCATTCCTGTATATCATCGCTGCCGAAGTCCATGCTATGATGATGTCATAATCGCCACGCTGAGAAGCTGGCCGATTCGTTTGGTTTCCAGGCTAGGTAGCGTTGGTTTTTTTCCAAAGCAATacattaacaaaataaataaataattgacaTGTAAACTTGCACAACCTTTGTTTACAGTGGCAGGTAAGAGGAGTGGGCctgtcaggtttttttttagttcagAGATTAATCTCAGATTGctttttcagaatttttgaATTTTATACCTCAAGTTAGACTGAACAGTTTGAATATGAGAAGAGAAGAGGCAGAATTTAGAGgaaaatgtcaaacaaaaaaGTACTGGCATTGTAGTAGTTGAAATTGGCTCCACCtctaccagctgcaacattaaagtgatataGCCTACAAATGAATGCATACTTTTTCTATCACTgcttttacatgtatttattttctaattgTTCCTCATTTATGCGTGTGTAATCGATAGCAGTGAACTGGATGACCAGAGAGGGAGTCAGATTAGATTCTTACTGGTGCACGAGCACATGTGACACGCCCAAACCCGCACGTTGGTCGTCTTGTTGCTGCGCTCGCGCTGTTTGCTGATAGGGAAAAACCCAACTTCCTTGTTACCACAACAGCCGGCTCACAACCTATGCTCTCAGCTCAGTAAAGAAGCATCTCGTCGCCACATTTAATTTCATCAGCAGCGACAAACTCTTCACATGGACACATCAGCGGAAAGACACATTTAACAGCTCGTGTGGAGCTTTTGAGGTAAGTTTATCTCGTCTTTGTAACGTTTAAAGTTGAGGCGGAAACAGAAGTAGTGACTTTTTAAACTATATTGTACGAGTAACTACAATTAGTatgttgctctgtgtttacagcGGATCCACTACTAAATGAGAATTTTCACAATGTTATAGCAAGAGGACATAAGAATCTCTGTTTATTTCCCCTCTTAGTTCTCCTTTTAGATCATATTCAGCTTTCGTCAGATGTGAAGACGATGATAGGCCTACATTTACAGAGCAGCAAACCATAGTGGTAGACTGACAGATTTAGTAGATTTTAAGATTATCAGCAACTGGTTGACGATCTTTGAATAATTTCAGATATTTTATCACGCAGATATTCCATGGTTTTAGCCTCTCAactgtgaggatttgctgcttttctctaaTTTAAATAAGTGGAAAGTGATTTTCTTTTGGATTTTGGGCAATCGAAATCAAGACATTTGATTACTGGGAAATTATATGCAGATTAAGCAATAACGAAAATAGTTATTAGTTTCAGCCCTAGAAGTAACAATCCGATTTTAAgagtaaaaatgtgttttaagataGAACgaacagaatatatatatatatatatatatatatatatatatatatatatatatatatatatatatatgtatatgtgtgtgtatatttatatatatatatatgtatgtgtatatatatgtatatgtgtgtatgtatgtatatatatatttgtgtgtatatatatattttgtgttatatatatatatgtgtgtgtatatatatatatatatatatatattttatattacacCTGgctaagttaaaaaaaataaatactaatgaaagtagggctgcaactaatgcttATTTATCTGCAAATTAGTTAGATATTCAGATTACAGAcatataagacaaagaaaacatttgaatacaGCACCATAAGAAAACATTCAGTCTTTTAGGATTACAGATGGGTCACCagtagtggaagaagtactcagatctttaACTTAGgttgaaataaatgtataaagtaGCGTgacatggaaatactcaagtgaaGTATAAGTACCTCAACAGTACATAAGTAAAGTTCTTTATAATGTGTTTTTCCAAACAGGTGGAAGGTGAGCGAGTTGAAGCTGAAGCGATGAATGCTGATGTTGCTCTCTTCACATCTGTACACCCGTGGAGTGAGACCTCCAACACCACCCGTCGGTACCTCCCAGACTCTGACACTTCTGCATGGATCTTCTCTTCACTCCTTCCGGCTCCAAACTCCTCTCGCGCCTCCTGTGAGAGAATGTATGCCGATGACCCCGACCCCT
It includes:
- the LOC120571847 gene encoding uncharacterized protein LOC120571847 gives rise to the protein MGIYLYLWLLSIITNCSGSGTGFNDVPTLDPELYNLNWMKSIPDETPVSAISIPGTHESLSLHGGPLAKCQVWTLKDQLNVGIRYFDVHVGIWLPTQNHIHIRDRHWMFSQHIQFDEVLGTVSNFLTVHSTETVLLKVTLQGLYQRKVEEQLMKKLIEKFENKIWNKLSVPTMEQARGKIVFLQSNMFNAGTLNHESFFIKYKELINVEDKIKQIKSHLCDHHIVLTDNAASKFESPKKLAKKVNKQLNDFVVKHKKGSLNQGCLGVLSMNFPSADLIKNIIQLKPCNCGKGKEKGQRPDGEMPITETTTKASPTSGEDPEPTLEIHLAPQSPSSGQDSEPTTEPESPSSGQDSEPTTEPESPSSGQDSEPTTEPESPSSGQDSEPTTEPEAPTSGHDLKVILESDPTDEHSREHESAEHTPQLTNPPATLPAAVPELYPAVLPNIPLKIRHKLRPQWRMRNCLRGRLTTYALSSVKKHLVATFNFISSDKLFTWTHQRKDTFNSSCGAFERIHY